A single genomic interval of Gallus gallus isolate bGalGal1 chromosome 10, bGalGal1.mat.broiler.GRCg7b, whole genome shotgun sequence harbors:
- the OAZ2 gene encoding ornithine decarboxylase antizyme 2 isoform 1 (OAZ2: protein translation is dependent on +1 ribosomal frameshift; isoform 1 is encoded by transcript variant 1) — translation MINTQDSSILPLSNCPQLQCCRHIVPGPLWCSDAPHPLSKIPGGRGGSRDPSLSALIYKDEKITVSQDVPVHEGKPHVVHFQYKVTEVKTSSWDAVLSNQSLFVEIPDGLLADGSKEGLSALLEFAEEKMKVNYVFICFRKSREDRAPLLKTFSFLGFEIVRPGHPSVPSRPDVMFMVYPLDQNSSSDEE, via the exons tagTATTTTACCTTTGAGTAACTgtccccagctgcagtgctgcaggcacatCGTTCCGGGGCCTCTGTGGTGCTCC GATGCCCCTCACCCACTGTCGAAGATCCCCGGTGGGCGAGGGGGTAGCAGGGATCCTTCTCTTTCAGCTCTGATTTATAAG GATGAGAAGATCACTGTTAGCCAAGATGTCCCAGTGCATGAAGGGAAGCCTCATGTTGTCCACTTCCAGTACAAGGTCACAGAGGTGAAGACCTCCTCCTGGGATGCAGTGCTTTCAAATCAGAGCCTCTTTGTGGAAATCCCTGATGGGTTATTAGCTGATGGAAGCAAAGAAGG GTTATCAGCACTGCTGgaatttgctgaagaaaaaatgaaagtcaaCTATGTCTTtatttgcttcagaaaaagcagagaagataGAG CACCGCTCCTGAAGACCTTCAGCTTCTTGGGCTTTGAGATCGTGAGGCCTGGTCACCCCTCTGTCCCGTCGCGGCCAGATGTGATGTTCATGGTGTACCCCTTGGATCAGAACTCTTCCTCTGATGAAGAATAG
- the OAZ2 gene encoding ornithine decarboxylase antizyme 2 isoform 2 (OAZ2: protein translation is dependent on +1 ribosomal frameshift; isoform 2 is encoded by transcript variant 2): protein MINTQDSILPLSNCPQLQCCRHIVPGPLWCSDAPHPLSKIPGGRGGSRDPSLSALIYKDEKITVSQDVPVHEGKPHVVHFQYKVTEVKTSSWDAVLSNQSLFVEIPDGLLADGSKEGLSALLEFAEEKMKVNYVFICFRKSREDRAPLLKTFSFLGFEIVRPGHPSVPSRPDVMFMVYPLDQNSSSDEE from the exons TATTTTACCTTTGAGTAACTgtccccagctgcagtgctgcaggcacatCGTTCCGGGGCCTCTGTGGTGCTCC GATGCCCCTCACCCACTGTCGAAGATCCCCGGTGGGCGAGGGGGTAGCAGGGATCCTTCTCTTTCAGCTCTGATTTATAAG GATGAGAAGATCACTGTTAGCCAAGATGTCCCAGTGCATGAAGGGAAGCCTCATGTTGTCCACTTCCAGTACAAGGTCACAGAGGTGAAGACCTCCTCCTGGGATGCAGTGCTTTCAAATCAGAGCCTCTTTGTGGAAATCCCTGATGGGTTATTAGCTGATGGAAGCAAAGAAGG GTTATCAGCACTGCTGgaatttgctgaagaaaaaatgaaagtcaaCTATGTCTTtatttgcttcagaaaaagcagagaagataGAG CACCGCTCCTGAAGACCTTCAGCTTCTTGGGCTTTGAGATCGTGAGGCCTGGTCACCCCTCTGTCCCGTCGCGGCCAGATGTGATGTTCATGGTGTACCCCTTGGATCAGAACTCTTCCTCTGATGAAGAATAG